From the Phoenix dactylifera cultivar Barhee BC4 chromosome 10, palm_55x_up_171113_PBpolish2nd_filt_p, whole genome shotgun sequence genome, one window contains:
- the LOC103703254 gene encoding LOW QUALITY PROTEIN: putative serine/threonine-protein kinase (The sequence of the model RefSeq protein was modified relative to this genomic sequence to represent the inferred CDS: inserted 1 base in 1 codon; deleted 1 base in 1 codon), whose translation MPLPAWIAAIAASAIVVSLLFTLILLLCRRDRNPASSHWRRPSQFAAPPPPSSPPTXTASFDPSLDHMSLNELAAATKGFAADAIIGDGSFGFVYRARLSSGNIVAVKRLSPDAFHGLREFHAEMETLGRLNHPRLARILGYCVSGEDRLLIYEFHERGSLDHWLHESDSVSFPLPWPIRVGIVRGVAAGLAYLHEECKPRIIHRDIKSSNVLLDADFGPRIADFGLARRVDAARTHVSTQVAGTMGYMPPEYKEGLTAATVAADVYSFGVLMVEVAAGERPNLLRRGEDGKEVSLVAWARRMVEEGRGMEVLNGNMGKEGVREEEVKGYLEVACKCTDESARKRPTMGEVVSLLDRI comes from the exons ATGCCTCTCCCGGCCTGGATCGCTGCCATAGCCGCCTCGGCGATcgtcgtctccctcctcttcaccctcatcctcctcctctgccGCCGCGAC CGGAATCCCGCCTCCAGTCATTGGCGCCGTCCCTCCCAGTTCGCCGCCCCCCCTCCTCCTTCGTCGCCGCCGA AGACCGCCTCCTTCGATCCATCCCTCGACCACATGTCCCTCAACGAGCTCGCCGCCGCCACCAAGGGCTTCGCCGCCGATGCCATCATCGGCGACGGAAGCTTCGGGTTCGTCTACAGGGCCCGACTCTCCTCTGGCAACATCGTCGCCGTCAAGCGCCTCTCCCCCGACGCCTTTCACGGCCTCCGGGAGTTCCACGCCGAGATGGAGACCCTCGGCCGCCTCAACCACCCCCGCCTCGCCCGCATCCTCGGCTACTGCGTCTCCGGCGAGGACCGCCTCCTCATCTACGAGTTCCACGAGCGCGGCTCCCTCGACCACTGGCTCCACGAGTCCGACTCGGTCTCCTTCCCGCTCCCCTGGCCGATCCGGGTCGGGATCGTCCGCGGGGTGGCCGCCGGCCTCGCCTACCTCCACGAGGAGTGCAAGCCGCGGATCATCCACCGGGACATCAAGTCGAGCAACGTGCTGCTCGACGCCGACTTCGGGCCGAGGATCGCCGACTTCGGGCTGGCGCGGCGTGTGGACGCGGCGCGGACGCACGTGTCGACGCAAGTGGCGGGGACGATGGGGTACATGCCGCCGGAGTACAAGGAGGGGCTGACGGCGGCGACGGTGGCGGCGGATGTTTACAGCTTCGGGGTGCTGATGGTGGAGGTGGCGGCCGGTGAGCGGCCGAATTTGCTCCGGCGAGGGGAGGACGGGAAGGAGGTGAGTCTGGTGGCGTGGGCGAGGAGGATGgtggaggaggggagggggatggAGGTGTTGAACGGGAACATGGGGAAGGAAGGGGTGCGAGAGGAAGAAGTGAAGGGGTATTTGGAGGTGGCGTGTAAGTGTACCGATGAGAGCGCGAGGAAGAGGCCTACCATGGGAGAGGTGGTCTCCCTTTTGGATCGGATTTAG
- the LOC103703190 gene encoding probable serine/threonine-protein kinase At1g01540, with translation MSDADLSEPTAIFGLHLWAVVGICVGAAFVLFLFLLSLWYASKRRTGPTIPNISKEIQEVGADHPSRPSGPKPFAQFLLNPPSDSQPSVLLPVKRQSEEEAPAGLQKIRVETGKDHRITFPERRSGGGSSHGSGENRLLEQASPAVPEVSHLGWGHWYTLRELEAATNMFADENVIGEGGYGIVYHGVLEDNTQVAVKNLLNDRGQAENEFKVEVEAIGRVRHKNLVRLLGYCAEGAHRMLVYEYVDNGNLEQWLHGDVGPISPLTWKIRLNIILGTAKGLLYLHEGLEPKVVHRDIKSSNILLDRQWNPKLSDFGLAKLLSSERSYVTTRVMGTFGYVAPEYAGTGMLNEASDIYSFGILIMEIVSGRNPVDYNRPPGEVNLVEWLKTLVGNRNCEGVLDPKMLEKPSSRALKRTLLVALRCVDPDSQKRPKMGHVIHMLEADDFPYRDDHRAGRDPGQTYRVSPQAKARILEKPVTERDNGSGIENGNHVDQPARWRKQEE, from the exons atGTCGGACGCTGATCTCTCCGAGCCCACGGCCATCTTTGGCCTCCACTTGTGGGCGGTGGTAGGCATCTGCGTTGGCGCTGCCTTCGTCCTATTTCTGTTCTTGCTCTCCCTTTGGTACGCCTCCAAGCGCAGGACAGGCCCCACGATTCCTAACATCTCCAAAGAAATCCAGGAAGTCGGCGCCGACCACCCTTCCCGCCCCTCCGGTCCCAAGCCCTTCGCCCAGTTCCTCCTAAACCCCCCCTCCGATTCCCAGCCCTCTGTTCTCCTCCCTGTCAAGCGGCAGTCGGAGGAGGAGGCCCCAGCTGGGCTCCAGAAAATCCGTGTGGAAACCGGGAAGGACCATCGGATCACCTTCCCGGAGCGCAGGAGCGGCGGTGGATCGTCGCATGGGAGCGGCGAGAACCGATTACTGGAGCAGGCCTCACCGGCCGTCCCCGAGGTCTCTCACTTGGGGTGGGGGCATTGGTACACCCTTAGGGAGCTCGAGGCGGCAACCAATATGTTTGCCGATGAGAATGTGATCGGAGAAGGCGGGTATGGGATTGTGTATCATGGTGTTTTGGAGGACAACACTCAAGTTGCTGTCAAGAACTTGCTCAATGACAG GGGTCAAGCTGAGAACGAATTTAAAGTAGAAGTAGAAGCAATCGGTCGTGTTCGACACAAAAATTTAGTGAGATTGCTAGGGTATTGTGCAGAAGGAGCTCATAG GATGCTCGTATATGAGTATGTGGATAATGGCAACTTAGAGCAGTGGCTTCATGGGGATGTTGGACCCATAAGCCCGTTGACGTGGAAGATTCGGCTGAACATAATACTTGGAACAGCTAAAGG GTTACTGTACTTACATGAGGGACTTGAGCCGAAGGTTGTTCACCGTGATATTAAATCGAGCAATATATTGCTTGATAGGCAGTGGAATCCCAAACTTTCAGATTTTGGCCTCGCTAAGCTCTTGAGCTCCGAGAGGAGCTATGTTACAACGCGCGTGATGGGAACATTTGG TTATGTGGCACCTGAATATGCTGGCACTGGTATGCTGAATGAAGCAAGCGATATTTATAGTTTCGGGATTCTTATTATGGAGATAGTTTCTGGTCGGAATCCAGTTGACTATAATAGGCCTCCAGGAGAG GTTAATCTGGTAGAGTGGCTGAAGACATTGGTTGGTAACCGCAATTGTGAAGGAGTTTTGGATCCAAAAATGCTCGAGAAACCTTCTTCAAGGGCATTGAAACGGACGCTCTTAGTAGCACTGCGCTGTGTGGACCCTGATTCACAAAAGAGGCCAAAGATGGGTCATGTGATACATATGCTTGAAGctgatgatttcccataccgAGAT GATCATCGGGCTGGACGAGATCCAGGGCAAACTTATCGTGTCTCTCCACAGGCAAAAGCAAGAATATTAGAAAAACCAGTGACGGAAAGAGATAATGGCAGTGGCATTGAGAATGGCAACCACGTCGATCAGCCTGCTAGGTGGAGGAAGCAAGAGGAATAG
- the LOC103703189 gene encoding U-box domain-containing protein 25-like — MPGSVAPLDLEGVTVPYHYRCPISLELMRDPVTVCTGQTYDRPSIESWVATGNTTCPVTRTPLTDFTLIPNHTLRRLIQEWCVAHRSLGVERIPTPKQPADPSLVRLLVSQASAGEPGTRAAALRRLRSLARESDKNRTVISTHETRSALIEIAFEDPDPDLGLEAIRVLAMCSLTEGESAEVAGRPERLRRLVEVMREHPAMEARISAAAVLEAVAAGARSAEARAAVGATEGVMEGLVGLVEEKGSSARAVRVGIRGLFSLCLAKENRGRAVAAGAAAAVVRRIVDLAAERGDAERALATVELLCRTEGGREAVVAGAGGGAAAVEALVRAMAGKASERAAEHAAGALVAVVGGSECLQREAVGAGVVTQLLLMVQGGCSDRAKRKAQVLLKLLRSAWPHDDYIANSDDFLQPF; from the coding sequence ATGCCAGGGAGCGTGGCGCCGTTGGACCTGGAGGGGGTGACGGTACCGTATCACTACCGGTGCCCGATCTCGCTGGAGTTGATGCGGGATCCTGTCACCGTGTGCACTGGCCAAACCTATGACCGGCCGAGCATCGAGTCATGGGTGGCGACCGGGAACACGACGTGTCCCGTTACCCGCACGCCGCTTACCGACTTCACTCTTATACCGAATCACACTCTGCGCCGCCTCATCCAGGAGTGGTGCGTTGCTCACCGCTCGCTTGGGGTGGAGCGGATCCCGACACCGAAGCAGCCGGCCGATCCGAGCCTTGTCCGGCTCCTCGTCTCCCAGGCCtccgccggggagcccggcacTCGCGCCGCCGCGCTCCGGCGTCTCCGTTCGCTCGCGCGGGAGAGCGATAAGAATCGGACGGTGATCTCCACACACGAGACCCGCTCGGCGTTGATCGAGATCGCGTTCGAGGATCCGGATCCGGATCTGGGGCTGGAGGCGATACGGGTGCTGGCGATGTGCTCGCTGACGGAAGGGGAGAGCGCGGAGGTGGCGGGGCGGCCGGAGAGGCTGAGGAGATTGGTGGAGGTGATGAGGGAGCACCCGGCGATGGAGGCGCGGATCAGCGCGGCCGCGGTGCTGGAGGCGGTGGCGGCGGGGGCGCGTTCGGCGGAGGCGCGGGCGGCGGTGGGGGCAACGGAGGGGGTGATGGAGGGGCTTGTGGGGCTGGTAGAAGAGAAGGGGAGTAGTGCGCGGGCGGTGCGGGTGGGGATCCGGGGGCTGTTCTCCCTGTGCCTGGCGAAGGAGAACCGAGGGCGGGCGGTGGCTGCgggagcggcggcggcggtggtgaGGCGGATCGTGGACCTAGCGGCGGAGCGTGGGGACGCGGAGCGGGCGCTGGCGACGGTGGAACTGCTGTGCCGGACAGAAGGTGGAAGGGAGGCGGTGGTGGCGGGGGCGGGGGGcggggcggcggcggtggaggcGCTGGTGAGGGCGATGGCCGGGAAGGCGTCGGAGAGGGCGGCGGAGCACGCGGCGGGGGCGCTGGTGGCGGTTGTCGGAGGGTCAGAGTGTCTTCAGAGAGAGGCGGTGGGGGCCGGGGTGGTGACTCAACTCCTCCTAATGGTGCAAGGGGGGTGTTCGGACCGCGCCAAGAGAAAGGCTCAGGTCCTCCTGAAGCTTCTCCGGTCGGCGTGGCCTCACGACGACTACATCGCCAACTCCGACGACTTCCTACAGCCTTTCTAA